The sequence TTCTAAGATTGGTATTTTCTTATTCACATGGGCCACCTTAGTCTGATAATAAGTTGGATTATCCACATATTCTTTCAGTGTTACATCCAATACAATCTTATCGAAATCACCTGTTAGACTGTTGAAATATGACATCGTCTCCTCTACTTCGGTGACTATAAAGGGGAACTCGCTCATAGTATGTAATCCGATTATCAGTGGCTCGTATCTTCCAGTTTCAACATACTCTTTAAATCTCTGAGCTTGAAGCCCTGGCATTGGCGTGATAGTTGATAATAATTCTACAGAAAAAGTTACCTCAA comes from Fusobacterium sp. DD2 and encodes:
- a CDS encoding phage tail protein — translated: MIGSFGDILFNVSEYNVFTLKEELKRTRRARISEHNPIYGVSTLRHQGRELIEVTFSVELLSTITPMPGLQAQRFKEYVETGRYEPLIIGLHTMSEFPFIVTEVEETMSYFNSLTGDFDKIVLDVTLKEYVDNPTYYQTKVAHVNKKIPILETGEKDKIETEQDKKVNTFKK